A genome region from Bradyrhizobium commune includes the following:
- the guaB gene encoding IMP dehydrogenase, with translation MATVQLQGIREALTFDDVLLKPGLSDVLPSEVDIRSRVTRAIPLNIPIMASAMDTVTEARMAIAMAQAGGLGVIHRNFDPEGQAAQVRQVKRYESGMVVNPLTISPDATLDDALKLMSDHGISGIPVVTGAGKSTPGRLVGILTNRDVRFATDRQQKVSELMTREKLVTVRENVSQDEAKRMLHQHRIEKLLVVDDQYRCVGLITVKDIEKAVAHPLACKDAQGRLRVAAATTVGDTGFERTERLIDAGVDLVVVDTAHGHSRHVLHAVNRIKRLSNSVQVVAGNVATAEGAQALIDSGADCIKVGIGPGSICTTRIVAGVGVPQLTAIMDAVEAAKKSDIPVIADGGIKFSGDLAKALAAGADIAMVGSLLAGTDETPGEVFLWQGRSYKAYRGMGSVGAMARGSADRYFQQDIKDALKLVPEGIEGQVPYKGPVGNVMHQLAGGLRAAMGYVGARDMNDLHQKAQFVRITGAGLRESHVHDVTITREAPNYPGGG, from the coding sequence ATGGCCACGGTGCAACTTCAAGGCATCCGCGAAGCCCTTACGTTCGACGACGTGCTGTTGAAGCCAGGCCTCTCGGACGTGCTTCCCTCCGAGGTCGACATCCGCTCCCGCGTCACCCGCGCGATCCCGCTCAACATCCCGATCATGGCCTCCGCCATGGACACCGTCACCGAGGCGCGCATGGCGATCGCCATGGCACAGGCCGGCGGCCTCGGCGTCATTCACCGCAATTTCGATCCCGAAGGGCAGGCCGCGCAGGTGCGGCAGGTCAAGCGCTACGAGTCGGGCATGGTGGTGAACCCGCTCACCATCAGCCCCGACGCGACGCTCGACGATGCGCTGAAGCTGATGAGCGATCACGGCATCTCCGGCATTCCCGTCGTCACCGGCGCGGGCAAGTCCACGCCGGGCAGGCTGGTCGGCATCCTCACCAACCGCGACGTGCGGTTTGCAACCGATCGGCAGCAAAAAGTCTCCGAGTTGATGACGCGCGAAAAGCTCGTGACCGTGCGCGAGAATGTCAGCCAGGACGAAGCCAAACGGATGCTGCACCAGCACCGCATCGAGAAGCTGCTCGTGGTCGACGATCAGTATCGCTGCGTCGGCCTGATCACCGTCAAGGACATCGAAAAGGCCGTCGCCCATCCGCTCGCCTGCAAGGACGCGCAGGGCCGCCTCCGCGTCGCGGCCGCAACCACCGTCGGCGACACCGGCTTCGAGCGCACCGAGCGGCTGATCGACGCCGGCGTCGACCTCGTCGTCGTCGACACCGCGCACGGCCATTCCCGCCACGTGCTGCACGCCGTGAACCGCATCAAGCGTCTTTCCAATTCGGTGCAGGTCGTTGCCGGCAACGTCGCCACCGCAGAGGGTGCGCAGGCGCTGATCGATTCCGGCGCGGACTGCATCAAGGTTGGCATCGGCCCGGGCTCGATCTGCACCACGCGCATCGTCGCCGGCGTCGGCGTGCCGCAGCTCACCGCGATCATGGATGCGGTGGAGGCGGCGAAGAAGTCCGACATCCCCGTCATCGCCGACGGCGGCATCAAGTTCTCCGGCGATCTGGCGAAAGCACTTGCCGCCGGCGCCGACATCGCCATGGTCGGCTCGCTGCTCGCCGGCACCGACGAGACGCCCGGCGAAGTCTTCCTGTGGCAGGGCCGCTCCTACAAGGCCTATCGCGGCATGGGCTCGGTCGGCGCGATGGCGCGTGGCTCGGCCGACCGCTACTTCCAGCAGGACATCAAGGATGCGCTCAAGCTCGTCCCTGAAGGCATCGAGGGCCAGGTGCCCTACAAGGGTCCGGTCGGCAACGTCATGCACCAGCTCGCCGGCGGCTTGCGCGCCGCGATGGGCTATGTCGGCGCGCGCGATATGAACGATCTGCATCAGAAGGCCCAGTTCGTCCGCATCACCGGCGCAGGCCTGCGCGAAAGCCACGTCCACGACGTCACCATCACGCGCGAGGCGCCGAACTATCCGGGCGGGGGCTAG
- a CDS encoding MFS transporter yields MVDKQRIIPLIVATALFMENMDSTVIATSLPAIAADIGTSPLTLKLAITSYLLSLAVFIPASGWTADRFGARMVFAIAVGVFMIGSIGCALSTSVTDFVFARILQGMGGAMMTPVGRLVLLRSVDKSALVNAMAWVTVPALIGPVIGPPLGGFITTYASWHWIFLINIPIGLLGIFMALRFIDPIKSEDQEPFDLYGMVLAGIGLAGIAFGLSVAGLNLLPWATIVALVAGGSIAMTLYVIHARRTGSPVLDFSLLNLPTLRAAILGGFLFRLGIGALPFLLPLLMQIGFGLSPFHSGLVTFASSLGAMGMKTLAARIIRAFGFRNLMTVNAIISAFFLGVCALFTVTTPLLIIMVILVVGGFFRSLEFTAINTVAYADVESAQMSRATTLVSVNQQLAVSAGVAVGAASVETTMWLSHVSELNATVFAPAFVVVALTSAASSWFFWQMPDDAGHEISGRKVAEIASRKGAGKGAAKAAVKAATEDTQDVRDQRLG; encoded by the coding sequence ATGGTCGACAAGCAACGCATCATTCCGCTGATCGTGGCCACCGCTCTCTTCATGGAGAACATGGACTCGACCGTGATTGCCACCTCGCTCCCGGCGATCGCGGCCGACATCGGCACCAGCCCGCTGACGCTGAAGCTCGCGATCACCTCCTATCTCCTGTCGCTCGCGGTGTTCATCCCGGCGAGCGGCTGGACCGCTGACAGGTTCGGCGCGCGGATGGTGTTCGCGATTGCGGTCGGCGTGTTCATGATCGGCTCGATCGGCTGCGCACTCTCGACCTCGGTCACCGATTTCGTGTTCGCGCGTATCCTCCAGGGCATGGGCGGCGCGATGATGACGCCGGTCGGCCGCCTCGTGCTGCTGCGCTCGGTCGACAAGAGCGCGCTGGTCAACGCGATGGCCTGGGTGACGGTCCCTGCCCTGATCGGTCCGGTGATCGGCCCACCGCTCGGCGGCTTCATCACGACCTATGCGTCGTGGCACTGGATCTTCCTGATCAACATCCCAATCGGTCTGCTCGGCATCTTCATGGCGCTGCGCTTCATCGATCCGATCAAGAGCGAGGATCAGGAGCCGTTCGATCTCTACGGCATGGTGCTCGCGGGCATCGGCCTTGCCGGCATCGCGTTCGGCCTGTCGGTCGCCGGCCTCAACCTGTTGCCGTGGGCTACGATCGTCGCGCTGGTCGCGGGCGGATCGATCGCGATGACGCTCTATGTCATCCACGCGCGGCGGACCGGATCGCCGGTGCTCGACTTTTCACTGCTCAATCTCCCGACGCTGCGGGCCGCCATTCTCGGCGGATTCCTGTTCCGGCTCGGCATCGGCGCACTGCCCTTCCTGCTGCCGTTGTTGATGCAGATCGGCTTCGGCCTGTCGCCGTTCCATTCCGGCCTCGTCACCTTCGCCTCCTCGCTCGGCGCCATGGGCATGAAGACGCTGGCCGCGCGCATCATCCGCGCCTTCGGTTTCCGCAATCTGATGACGGTGAACGCGATCATCAGCGCGTTCTTCCTCGGCGTCTGCGCGTTGTTCACGGTGACGACGCCGCTCCTGATCATCATGGTGATCCTTGTGGTTGGCGGCTTCTTCCGCTCGCTCGAGTTCACCGCAATCAATACGGTCGCCTATGCCGATGTCGAGAGCGCGCAGATGAGCCGCGCCACCACGCTCGTCAGCGTCAACCAGCAGCTTGCGGTCTCGGCCGGCGTCGCGGTCGGCGCGGCCTCGGTCGAGACCACGATGTGGCTCAGCCATGTCAGCGAGCTCAACGCCACCGTGTTCGCGCCCGCCTTCGTCGTGGTGGCGCTGACCTCGGCGGCATCGAGCTGGTTCTTCTGGCAGATGCCGGATGATGCCGGCCACGAGATCTCGGGCCGCAAGGTGGCGGAGATCGCGAGCCGCAAAGGCGCCGGCAAGGGCGCGGCCAAGGCTGCCGTCAAGGCCGCGACCGAGGATACCCAGGACGTCCGGGACCAGCGGCTGGGCTGA